Genomic DNA from Klebsiella variicola:
TTTAGAAATAGGGACGAGTCCTGTTTCAAGGCCAAACGGCTTATAGATTTTATTAATGATCTCGGCAGAATAATTGCCTTTATCATTTTCCACATCAGATAAGGTCTTACGAGAGACATCCACTAGCCGGGCATATTCATCCTGGCGTAAACCCAGAACTTCTACTCTCAGTTTTTTCAGGGCCTCTCCCTGGCTGATGGCGCCTAGCATGATGTCATAGATAATGGCGTGAATGACCGCCTGACGATCGACCGTTTTGACTTTTTTTAAACCAGCCGAGACGCGTTGTCTGCTTATCTCTGAACGAGCTTTTTTTTCCGTAGCCGTTACCCCGGTGGCGGGTAGGGATGGTGGGTTATCCGCCCGCAGCCTGGCTAAGGTATTTTGGATTTCTGTTTCTTTTTTATTCAGGGTCTTCATAACAGCCCCCAGCGAGCGAGTTTGTCAGGTATAAATTTAAAACCAATTGATGGCATTTCCAGAATCTGAACAGGAACGCCGCGTACTTTAAGACGGGATGGTAAATCAACGAGTTGAGATGCGGTTTCACTTAAAGCATTAAGCAATGTGTCAGGGGTGATCCATTCAGCCAAAGCTTGTGCGATGGCGCCAAAGTTATATTCGCCTCCTGATTCGCAGGCTAATGACCACTTCATCGTGCGCGGTATACCTTCCGGGTCGGCTTTCATTGGTGCAAAATCGTAGATTGGCGCAAGGATAATTTCATTATCTGCTTTCATAAATGCAGTATTACGTCCATGGTTATCACTATTGCCAAAAATAATGTTTAATAAGTCTCGACGTACCCAATCGATGATAAATCCTTGAACATCAAAGCGATAATTCTGTACTCTTACCATATTACTGGATGTGATCTTTTCGATTAGGATCCGCAACGTGGTTTCATGATCAAGTATCGTCGCTGGCGCTTTTTGTAACAGAGAATAGACTGACTCCATTCCCAATCTCATTATCCGGCCATCACCGTCTCTTCTGATATCAAATCGCGGCAACCAGAGAGAGGGATAATGTAGCCCCTCCTGCTGCGGCTCCTCGTTCCTGGTCATAGTCGAGAAAATCACTGGCACGATTCATGACATCAGTGACAGAGAACGTTTTACTGCTTGCCAGACTATCCCAGTCCGGCACCGAGTCTTTAATGCGTAAATTTCCCACTGGCGACATCGTGCCGAATTTGAGCAAGATGAAATTCTGCTGGCCCTGAGGAAGTTCACTGATATCTAAAAAGTTAACCCAGTAACGTCGGCTGGCGCCGCTTGGAATGATATCGTCTATAAATCTTAACCATCCAGGATTTCCGTGATCCTCAAAATAAAGCGAAACGGGATGGTTGAGCGACACGGCGTGATAGTCATCGCGTTCCAGAAAGTCGATGGCGTAATCGGTAAGATAGTCGATTTGTGTTGTAAACCAGTCCCCTTGCTCACTACCGGGGAATTTTATCAACGCAATGTCTTGCCACTCCGCATTGAGAAAGGCTTGTACCGTTAATGTTTCCATCTCGCCCTCCAAAAAGGATGATGAGTGAAATATTACGCATTAAAGAGCATTCATGCAATTAACGTTACTTATAATACGCATTGTTTTGGCATCGCATGATTAATGCATCTTATATCACTCATTGGCGGGTTTTGTGTTTTTCTGCAGTTCCAGCAGCTGCTCCGGAGTGACTGCCGGGTAGGACTGGGCGTCATCCGGTACGTCATGCTGTTGAGCCGGAATCGGGATGAGAGGGCCGAGAAAGCGCGGTTCCCGTTTGAAGATATAGAGGTCCGCCAGCGCGCCAAAGCGGGCGCCGAACTCGCGCAGCCGCACGCTCCACATATCCTTCGGCGACGGCACCGCGTAGCACTGGGCCTGGATCCCCATATGCAGGGCGATAAACAGCGCCCGTTCGCAGTGGAAGCGCTGGGTGATGATAATGAAGTCGTTGGTATCGAACACTTTGCGGGTGCGGACAATCGAGTCGAGCGTACGGAAGCCGGCATAGTCCAGCACGATATCGGCAGGATCGACGCCGCCTTTAATCAGGTCCCGACGCATGGTCATCGGTTCATTGTAGCTTTGCAGAGCATTATCGCCGCTCAGCAGCAGATAGTTGACCTTGCCGCTGTTGTAGGCGTTCAGCGCGCCCTGGATGCGGTAGCGGTAATACTGATTGATGACGCCGGTGCGGTAATATTTGGCGGTGCCCAGCACCACGCCGACCTGACGGTAGGGCAGGTCCTGCAGCTCATCATAGATATAGGGCGCGGTTTTCCAGCTCATCCAGCGGTCAAGGCCCAGCACGGTCAACAGCAGCAGGCCGAGCAGGACTAACAGGCTGTAGAACACACGCTTTAACATGAACTTGGCTCAATAATAGACAACGGAGTCTTCAGGCTACTTTACCCGCCGGGTAAGCGCAAGAAACCCGCGTTTGATTGCGGGGATTTTCAGCAATATAGACAGATCGCCGAACGCAGGTCGGGTAAGGCGTGAGCCGACACCCGGCATAGAGATCTTCAGCTCGCCATGGCGCGAACCGTAGGTCGGGTAAGCGTAGCGCCACCCGACAACATCTCGGTATATCAGGTCGACGGTATATCAGGTCGGCCGGATAAGGCGAAACCGTCATCCGGCAATCTGCTCAGGCTGATCAACCTAACAGGACGCGCTCGATATTCTGGCAGCCCAGCGCCTTCAGGGTTGCGACGGTGGCATCCCACTGGATCAGCGCCGCGTCGGCTTTCTCCGCGAGGATTGCCCGCTGGATAGCGGGATAATCATAGCCGTTGAGGCTCAGGAGATTCAGCGCCCCCTGCAGCGGCGGCAGCGTCGGATTGAACGCCGCGTTTTCCGCATAGCTGCCGCTGAAAATGGTGCCGTCTTTCAGCTCCAGCGCCACGCCGGAGGGCGAGTGGCTGTAGGGCGCATGGCAGCGGTTGGCGGCCTGAATGGCTGCCTGGGTCAGGGCATCGCCGCTCACCGGGAAGCCATGGTCCTGTGCATCCATCAGCAGGGTTTTGATCTCCAGATCTTTCGGACCAAAGGCGTCCGGCAGATAGTGCTCCAGGGCATGCGCTTCGCGGCCCGGCAGATGAATGCGCAGCGCCAGTCCGCTGTTCAGTTCGTTCATAAACTGACGGCAATGGCCGCACGGCGTGTAGTTCACCGTAATAGCGCGCAGGGAGGTCTCGCCGCGCAGCCAGGCGTGGCTGATGGCGCTCTGTTCGGCGTGAACGGTCTGCTGCATGGTCGCGCCGAGAAATTCCATATTGCCGCCAAAGTACCAGCGGCCGCTGACGCCGCGGGCGATCGCCCCGACGTTAAAATGAGAAAGGTCGGCGCGCGCGCAGGCGGCAGCAAGCGGCAGTAGCGCAAAGGCCAGCGCGTCTTCGTCCAGACCTGTCGCCTGCTGCAGCGTCGCCACCTGATCGGCTTCGAGCAGCGCCGGGAAGTGCGGGTCGGCGAGCATCGGGGCGATGGCCGCCTGCAGGTCTGCTGCCAGAGTCGTCAAAGCAGCTTGAAAACGTGAGTGCATAGCGTTGCCTCATAACAATGTAATGGGAAGCCAGTGTACGGGCGTCCAGCAGTCTCATATGTGATGAATATCTCATTGTTTATGCAACTTTGATTTGTTGCATTAAAAAATGTGATTTAAATCACAATTTATCCCACCACCGCGAGGATCAGCGGAAATAAGAACGGTGCCATCAACGAGGTGATGATCCCGCACAGCACCAGCGCCAGCGAGCTAAACGCCCCTTCCTGGTAGTCCAGTTCCGCACAGCGGGCAGTGCCGAGGGCGTGCGAGGCGGTACCCATTGACAGGCCGCGTGACGCTTTGGTGCGAATGCGCATCAGGTTAAGCAGCGTATGGCCGAATACCGCGCCGAGGATGCCGACAAAAATCACGCACACGGCGCTGATAGCCGGAATACCGCCGATGCTGCCGCTGACCGCCATGGCAATTGGCGTAGTGACTGACTTAGGCAGAATAGAGGCGGCGATTTGCGGCGTGGCGCCCATCAGCAGGGCGACGGTAGTACCGGTGATCATCGCCACGCAGCTGCCGATAAAGCAGATGGTGATGATTGATTTCCAGCGCGCGCGGATCTGGTGCAGTTGCTCATACAGTGGAAAGGCCAGCGCGACCACCGCCGGCTGCAGCAGATCGTTCAGGACTTTGCTGCCGGCAAAATAACGCTCATAGGAGATCCCGGTCAGCAGCAGAAACGGAATTATAACTACCATCGCCACCAGCAGCGGGTTGAGCAGCGGGAACTTAAAGCGGGCGGCCAGCCTGCGGGCGAGAAAAAAGACGATCAGGGTTAGCGGCAGCGACCACCAGATTTCATGCATCATTTTTCTTTTCCTTTTGCCCAATCACTTTACGTTCGCCATGCACCAGGTGAGAGCTCCAGCTCACCACCACAAACACCACCAGCGTGCTGATGGCGCAGGAGATGACGACTGGCCCCAGCTGGGCGCGCAGCAGATCCCAGTATTGCATCACGCCGACGCCGATGGGCACGAACAATAGCGCCATATAGCGGATCAGGATATTGCAGCCAGGATTGACCCACTGCGGCGGCATAATTTGCAGCGCCAGCAGCACGAAGAGGATCAGCATGCCGATGATGCTGCCGGGGATAGTGATGGGCAGCAGTCCGGCGATAAAAATTCCGGCGTATAAGCAGGCGTAAATCAGGACGAAGGCCCGCAGGTACTGCCAGATAATAGTCAGCGATTTACTCATGGTAATAACCCTTGATGAAGTGCATTCATCATACAATTAATCCCTAAAATGTGCTACCGATCACATCATGAATTCTACGCATAGCGCTGATAGCGTACGGGAACAATAGCCTCTCCCGGCAGGACCCGACAGCTCGCAGCTTAGGGTATATGGAGTCCCACGCTACCTTTTTGAACGAGGCGCGGCAAATAAAGGCGGCATGAGACGCCGCAGACTCCTGTAAAGCATAGAGATTATCTCCTCGCTTTGCCGCATTCGCCGAACGGGGAATGGCGTACGGCAGGCCGGACGCATTGAGCGCTTTCCACCAATGCCTGGAGGCGCTACCATAGCGCCTCTTTTTTTTCCGGATAACGATATGCGTGTTCTACTGGCGCCGATGGAAGGCGTGCTCGATTCGCTGGTGCGCGAGCTGCTGACCGAGGTTAACGATTACGATCTGTGCATCACCGAATTTCTGCGCGTGGTGGATCAACTGCTGCCGGTAAAATCGTTCTACAGGCTGTGCCCGGAACTGCATCATCAGAGCCGCACGCCGTCCGGCACCCGCGTGCGCGTCCAGCTGCTGGGACAATATCCCGAGTGGCTGGCGGAAAACGCCGCCCGCGCGGTGGAGCTGGGGTCGTGGGGGGTGGATTTAAACTGCGGCTGTCCGTCTAAGCTGGTGAACGGCAGCGGCGGCGGGGCGACGCTGCTGAAAGATCCGGAGCTGATCTATCGCGGTGCGAAAGCCATGCGCGAAGCGGTTCCCGATCATCTGCCGGTGACCGTCAAGGTGCGACTCGGCTGGGACAGCGGCGAACGGCGCTTCGAAATCGCCGATGCGGTGCAGCAGGCCGGGGCCAGCGAGCTGGTGGTTCACGGCCGCACCAAAGAAGATGGCTACAAAGCCGAACGCATTAACTGGCAGGCGATCGGTGAGATCCGCCAGCGTCTGACCATTCCGGTGGTGGCCAACGGCGAGATCTGGGACTGGCAAAGCGCCCAGGATTGTATGGCCGTCACCGGCTGCGATTCGGTGATGATTGGCCGCGGGGCGCTCAACGTACCGAACCTCAGCCGGGTGATCAAATACAACGAACCGCGCATGCCGTGGCCGCAGGTGGTTCAGCTGTTGCAAAAATATACCCGCCTGGAAAAGCAGGGCGACACCGGTCTGTATCATGTGGCGAGAATTAAGCAATGGTTAGGCTATTTACGCAAGGAATATAGTGAGGCGCTGACCCTGTTTAATGAAATTCGCGCCCTGCAAACGTCTGCTGAAATAGCGGCGGCCATCGCCCGCTATTAAACACCATACTGTTATTTGCTTCACATATTATTACTTGCCTGCCTATTGCTGGTAGGCATGAGTTGAATAAAGTGATAATGTGCGGTCAATCAATTCAGGATTGCTACTGAACCCAGGCAAAACCTAAGCACTTTCGTCATTCGTGGCGGAAAGTGCTTAGGTTTTTTTTTTTGCTAAAATTCAATGGTGAAAAAATGGTTATGTAAAACAATAGGTTGTAATTAACGTTTTCTCTGGCATCGTCGCGGTTTTATTACCGGCGGACGCCCTTTGCCATTCATTTTTTAAAAAAGAAAACAGGTAAATAAATAGCCTGGGGATCCCCTTTGTTTTTATTCAGTCACGGTGGATATCACAATGCATAACAAAAAAATAAATCAGCTTTTGATCGGCGCGGCGCTGGCGGCAATGGTGCCTGCCGTGAGCGCCGCGGAAACTCCGGCGTGGAACGGCAGCGTGCTGGGGTTCGAAGCCGGGCAGCAGGGGCTGCTGGGCGATATGCTGGGCATTCGTCCGATCCTCGAAGAGAACGGCTTTCATTATAATCTCGGGTATCTTAACGAGATGGCCTACAACGCCGGCGGCGGTTACGACCATGATAAACACCTGGCCTATATTGACCAGGTGGCGCTGACCTTTACCCAGGATCTGGAGCGCTGGACCGGCATACCGGATGCGCGTCTCGAAGGCAACATCGTCAACCGTAACCACGATGATAACCTCACCACGAAACGGCTGCAGGATCCGCGGGTGAGTTTCAACGATCTGTCGCAGGAGAGTTGGGGCGGCGGGTCGATCACCCGCCTCGGCTGGCTGACCTTTGCCCGCAGCTTTGACGACCGTCGCCTGACCTGGCGCATCGGCATGATGAACAAGGTGCAAACTTTCGACCAGATCATTCCCTGCGATTTTCAGCTACTGACCCAGTGCGGTGGGAAATCGGCCAACTCGCTGACCTGGAATAACTGGAACATCCACACCTGGGGCACCACCCTGGAGTACAAGCTGACGCCGACGGTCACCCTGAAAGGCGGGGTGATGGAGCAAAACCCGCAGGCTACCGCGCGCAGTCACGCCTGGAGCGGGTCGACGAAGGGCAGCAAAGGCATTTTACTGCCGATGGAGATCGAAACCCGTCCGCTGATGAATGGCCTGCCGGGAGCCTATAACCTGGGTGTGGTCTGGACCAACGCGCCGCAAACCGACCTCTACAGCGGCAAATCCGGCGGCGCCGGGGCGACCGATCCGCAAGGCTACGCCGAGCACGACAGCACCTGGTTTATGTACGCCGGCCTGAACCAGCAGATCACCCGCCACGCCGACGACCCGCTGCGGGGGATGAGCGTCTCGCTGAGCGGCAGCCTCAGCGACCAGCGCAGTAACTATATCCACTCCGCCGTCGCCGCCTCCATGCGCTACCGCGGGCTGTTTGACGCCCGCCCGGAGGACTGGATTGGCTTTGGTCTGACGTGGATCGACATGAGCAGCCACTACGCACGTAACCAGCGCTATATGAATCAACTCAGCGGCGCCACCGACTATAACGACCCGGCTTACCAGCCGGTGGCCGGTCATTCGCTGAACGGCGAGCTCTATTATCGCTTCCGCCCGGTCTCCTGGCTGGAGCTGCAGCCGGGCCTGCAGTACTGGCACCGTCCGGGCGGCGTCGCGCAGACCCAGGACGCATGGGTGGTGGAGTGGAAAACGGTGGTGACTTTCTGATAGTCGCGATCTTAATCACGTTTTTTCACTTGTCAGGTTGAGCGCGCAGCAGAAGTTGTTACAGTGCGGGTGTTGGATTGCAACTGCTGCGGCAGGCAAAACCTGATCACCTGGCGTTTCGTCGGGGGTCAGGTTTTTTTGTTTCTGGGGTCTATATGCAAATCGCCAAAGTACTCAATAACAATGTGGTGGTGGTTCTTGACG
This window encodes:
- a CDS encoding CidA/LrgA family protein, which codes for MSKSLTIIWQYLRAFVLIYACLYAGIFIAGLLPITIPGSIIGMLILFVLLALQIMPPQWVNPGCNILIRYMALLFVPIGVGVMQYWDLLRAQLGPVVISCAISTLVVFVVVSWSSHLVHGERKVIGQKEKKNDA
- a CDS encoding helix-turn-helix transcriptional regulator, translated to MKTLNKKETEIQNTLARLRADNPPSLPATGVTATEKKARSEISRQRVSAGLKKVKTVDRQAVIHAIIYDIMLGAISQGEALKKLRVEVLGLRQDEYARLVDVSRKTLSDVENDKGNYSAEIINKIYKPFGLETGLVPISKTLISSLFK
- a CDS encoding carbohydrate porin; protein product: MHNKKINQLLIGAALAAMVPAVSAAETPAWNGSVLGFEAGQQGLLGDMLGIRPILEENGFHYNLGYLNEMAYNAGGGYDHDKHLAYIDQVALTFTQDLERWTGIPDARLEGNIVNRNHDDNLTTKRLQDPRVSFNDLSQESWGGGSITRLGWLTFARSFDDRRLTWRIGMMNKVQTFDQIIPCDFQLLTQCGGKSANSLTWNNWNIHTWGTTLEYKLTPTVTLKGGVMEQNPQATARSHAWSGSTKGSKGILLPMEIETRPLMNGLPGAYNLGVVWTNAPQTDLYSGKSGGAGATDPQGYAEHDSTWFMYAGLNQQITRHADDPLRGMSVSLSGSLSDQRSNYIHSAVAASMRYRGLFDARPEDWIGFGLTWIDMSSHYARNQRYMNQLSGATDYNDPAYQPVAGHSLNGELYYRFRPVSWLELQPGLQYWHRPGGVAQTQDAWVVEWKTVVTF
- the sanA gene encoding outer membrane permeability protein SanA yields the protein MLKRVFYSLLVLLGLLLLTVLGLDRWMSWKTAPYIYDELQDLPYRQVGVVLGTAKYYRTGVINQYYRYRIQGALNAYNSGKVNYLLLSGDNALQSYNEPMTMRRDLIKGGVDPADIVLDYAGFRTLDSIVRTRKVFDTNDFIIITQRFHCERALFIALHMGIQAQCYAVPSPKDMWSVRLREFGARFGALADLYIFKREPRFLGPLIPIPAQQHDVPDDAQSYPAVTPEQLLELQKNTKPANE
- the dusC gene encoding tRNA dihydrouridine(16) synthase DusC, producing MRVLLAPMEGVLDSLVRELLTEVNDYDLCITEFLRVVDQLLPVKSFYRLCPELHHQSRTPSGTRVRVQLLGQYPEWLAENAARAVELGSWGVDLNCGCPSKLVNGSGGGATLLKDPELIYRGAKAMREAVPDHLPVTVKVRLGWDSGERRFEIADAVQQAGASELVVHGRTKEDGYKAERINWQAIGEIRQRLTIPVVANGEIWDWQSAQDCMAVTGCDSVMIGRGALNVPNLSRVIKYNEPRMPWPQVVQLLQKYTRLEKQGDTGLYHVARIKQWLGYLRKEYSEALTLFNEIRALQTSAEIAAAIARY
- a CDS encoding CidB/LrgB family autolysis modulator encodes the protein MMHEIWWSLPLTLIVFFLARRLAARFKFPLLNPLLVAMVVIIPFLLLTGISYERYFAGSKVLNDLLQPAVVALAFPLYEQLHQIRARWKSIITICFIGSCVAMITGTTVALLMGATPQIAASILPKSVTTPIAMAVSGSIGGIPAISAVCVIFVGILGAVFGHTLLNLMRIRTKASRGLSMGTASHALGTARCAELDYQEGAFSSLALVLCGIITSLMAPFLFPLILAVVG
- the cdd gene encoding cytidine deaminase, with translation MHSRFQAALTTLAADLQAAIAPMLADPHFPALLEADQVATLQQATGLDEDALAFALLPLAAACARADLSHFNVGAIARGVSGRWYFGGNMEFLGATMQQTVHAEQSAISHAWLRGETSLRAITVNYTPCGHCRQFMNELNSGLALRIHLPGREAHALEHYLPDAFGPKDLEIKTLLMDAQDHGFPVSGDALTQAAIQAANRCHAPYSHSPSGVALELKDGTIFSGSYAENAAFNPTLPPLQGALNLLSLNGYDYPAIQRAILAEKADAALIQWDATVATLKALGCQNIERVLLG